The following coding sequences are from one Apodemus sylvaticus chromosome X, mApoSyl1.1, whole genome shotgun sequence window:
- the Cdk16 gene encoding cyclin-dependent kinase 16 isoform X3: protein MDRMKKIKRQLSMTLRGGRGIDKTNGVPEQIGLDESGGGGGSDLGEAPTRIAPGELRSVRGPLSSAPEIVHEDMKMGSDGESDQASATSSDEVQSPVRVRMRNHPPRKISTEDINKRLSLPADIRLPEGYLEKLTLNSPIFDKPLSRRLRRVSLSEIGFGKLETYIKLDKLGEGTYATVYKGKSKLTDNLVALKEIRLEHEEGAPCTAIREVSLLKDLKHANIVTLHDIIHTEKSLTLVFEYLDKDLKQYLDDCGNVINMHNVKLFLFQLLRGLAYCHRQKVLHRDLKPQNLLINERGELKLADFGLARAKSIPTKTYSNEVVTLWYRPPDILLGSTDYSTQIDMWGVGCIFYEMATGRPLFPGSTVEEQLHFIFRILGTPTEETWPGILSNEEFRTYNYPKYRAEALLSHAPRLDSDGADLLTKLLQFEGRNRISAEDAMKHSFFLSLGERIHKLPDTTSIFALKEVQLQKEANVRSTSMPDSGRPAFRVVDTEF, encoded by the exons ATGGATCGGATGAAGAAGATCAAACGGCAGCTGTCAATGACTCTCCGAGGGGGCCGGGGCATAGATAAGACCAACGGTGTCCCTGAGCAGATAGGTCTGGAtgagagtggtggtggtggtggcagtgaccTTGGAGAAGCCCCCACCCGTATTGCCCCTGGGGAGCTTCGCTCTGTTCGGGGCCCACTCAGCTCTGCACCAG AGATTGTGCATGAGGACATGAAGATGGGATCTGATGGGGAGAGTGACCAGGCTTCAGCCACATCCTCAGATGAGGTGCAGTCTCCAGTGAGAGTGCGCATGCGCAACCACCCTCCACGCAAGATCTCCACTGAG GACATCAACAAACGCCTGTCACTACCAGCTGACATACGGCTGCCCGAGGGCTACCTTGAGAAGCTAACCCTCAATAGCCCCATCTTTGATAAGCCTCTTAGCCGGCGCCTCCGCCGTGTCAGTTTG TCTGAAATTGGCTTTGGAAAACTGGAGACCTATATCAAGCTAGACAAGCTGGGTGAG GGTACCTATGCTACTGTCTACAAAGGCAAAAGCAAGCTCACAGACAACCTTGTAGCACTTAAGGAGATCAGACTGGAACACGAAGAAGGGGCACCCTGTACTGCTATCCGGGAAG TATCCCTGCTTAAGGACCTCAAGCATGCCAACATCGTCACACTACATGACATTATCCACACAGAGAAGTCCCTCACCCTTGTCTTTGAATACTTG GACAAGGACCTGAAGCAGTACCTGGATGACTGTGGAAATGTCATCAACATGCACAATGTGAAA CTGTTCCTGTTCCAGTTGCTCCGTGGCCTGGCCTACTGCCACAGGCAGAAGGTGCTACACCGAGACCTCAAGCCCCAGAACCTACTCATCAACGAGAGGGGAGAGCTCAAATTGGCAGACTTTG GCCTAGCTCGTGCCAAGTCAATTCCTACTAAAACTTACTCCAACGAAGTGGTGACACTGTGGTACCGGCCCCCTGACATCCTGCTTGGGTCCACAGACTACTCTACCCAAATTGACATGTG GGGTGTAGGCTGCATCTTCTATGAGATGGCCACAGGCCGGCCCCTCTTCCCGGGCTCCACAGTGGAAGAACAGCTGCACTTCATCTTCCGCATTTTGG GAACCCCAACTGAGGAGACATGGCCAGGTATCCTGTCCAATGAGGAGTTTAGAACATACAACTACCCCAAGTACCGAGCCGAGGCCCTTCTGAGCCATGCACCCCG ACTTGATAGCGATGGAGCTGACCTTCTCACCAAGCTGCTGCAG TTTGAGGGTCGCAATCGGATCTCTGCTGAAGATGCCATGAAACACTCATTCTTCCTCAGCTTGGGGGAGCGGATCCATAAACTTCCTGACA CTACTTCCATATTTGCACTAAAGGAGGTACAGCTACAAAAGGAGGCCAACGTCCGGTCCACTTCCATGCCCGACTCGG GCAGGCCAGCTTTCCGTGTGGTGGATACCGAGTTCTAA